atataattaagcatacaatataaaagatgataataattattaaagtatattaataataattaattaagtaaataatgtatataatcaagtattattaattaaaagttttaactAAGTATCAAAGCATTAttggttaaaaataataattatcgaTAAGAGTTTTTGATTTTTGACATTTCGTTTTCAAATTTCATCttaacaaaatattattgattaaaagttttaatttaaaaaaatctaatcaGTCCTATATCaatactataaataattaaaaatcacatttttagaaattataaataataataagtactttttaatattattattcaagTAGTATTACCTGATAAATTGAATTGTAAAACtagatactttttaaaattaaagtataattataaaaatcttttttaAACTAGATAATactgtaaatatttaattaatcattattaatatatttatataattattactaacaaatttataattttaaatgaaatactctaattatataaaaagaatatttttataatccattaattaaattatgtaattaattaattataaatacattttcattaaaattggaTAGTTTTAATCAAAACCACGTAGTTTTGTGTAACTAATAATAACCTAACTAATCATACTACCTTAGTGGTTGGATCCTTAACATTCAACTTTgttgttataattatttttcaggtacaaattaatttatttttttatttttttaatttatagtacTAATTAAATAATGACACATTTGTTTATGTTGCtaatagagtttttttttttatgttattttgaaggttataTGGACgttgaagttgaaattcaagttaactaGTTGAACAAGTatgaagatgattatgaagataattaaattatattagcttatttcaactgttggaagttggaatcaactttattcgtttgatattaaactttgtatgtaattttattatgttgttgaatttatatttatttgtgttattttaattatgaattgtgttatgtaattttttttatgcacactctctttttttatattatttaaattaatgataattaaaaactgattaaagtgtaattattaattcgagctcgagtCTGAACTCGAGTTCAAACCGAACTTTTTAATTTCGAGCTCGATCTcgagcttttttaacgagtttcttaatcgaacttttcgagttcgagctcgagttttattaacgagcttcttaatcgagcttttcgagctcgagctcgaattaggctcgttattaaactgaacgagcctttcacgagtcgagctcgaatcgagctcgattataatatttaattctcgagccgagctcgaatcaaatattagagctcgagtcgagctcgagctcgagctcgagcttctaaacttttttaataaacgagcttgagctttacaaagctcggctcggctcggctcgattaCACCCCTATACCCAGGAtgctgtgaaaagggtgggtactggggtggctgaacaaatcccgaggcctaagtgcctccttgggacacttccatgccctcttcagacatacttactccaagactgccatccctcctctggtccacatccatatcatcccccacatcctctgacattcctccttggactgttcccctcactgatctacttctgttcaaatccaaagaccttctagggtctctcaccgctctttccctgctagacctgctagacattgccctaggcaatgcagggggatgggcactcatgccctcatcctccggcggcactccagtcaatcgtgcagatcgacgagttcctctcatcctgtttactgaaaaacagcacacatggcacaacattagcatcaaatggttcatgtggaaacacatgaacccgcatcacatacatagcatatcattaatgcacatgcataatatcatggcatttcaaatCATCAtttaagacaggactctacatcctatcctaatggacatgatcttcctattgtgcttgaccttctataacctctatgagggcgacacactctaggtccgaccatatgaacctaaagctctgataccaatctgtaacgacccgaaaatcggaccattaccggcgctaggatccaagttgacttaaggtcgccgtgACCCGTAACAAGCCTTAACATACACCTGTacacctgcttaatcccatacatgatcaacaatttcataaaaatttaaaactttctcattcatttattcattcaccaagcttaacctgtgcatgcacaaatcataacataaacctctcattggaatcctcatcaaatactccaatggggcaacaacatacattaagcttggttacaTAAATACCATCATTCATTTTCATTACTCATCATAAATcaattaagatcatgtacaaaaaaggGATTaataacatactatggtcaagcacaactctaaactttcatgaatatcattacattacatttctatactatacttttacatttcatcatgtccacttctagctattacatagaacttaactttactcttgctgacctcctggtctaccctgtacctgcaagcctggggattaagggagaggggtgagctactagagcccagtgagcagaataataaaatattcaatttaactttcatgctttcatgaaatgcatcacatcacaaacaattcaccttaaggatgaacttgtcaccaataaccctcaacataatccatagtgccagaacgtagaatgggtcctagactttctcttaacattcataacataacattccaagatgccagggacgtagaatgggtcttcctggacttccgtaccgtgCCGTTATCATGCCATATCATttcatatgagggctaatggatcattcaatgttcatccacaacaacatcatattatgcaatgcaacatattcgtgacttctaatgcaatcaacctaatatatctcatggcattcatgatgcatgggcgTGCTTAAGATTTGTTTAtgtactttaaaacataagaagttattccactcacctctggctgaagctcaaaagacttcgaggcagctaactcactgctgaggtcctcggttcctcgggtccgaacctacacaggtggactcaaatgaggtaccaaaccaacaagaacatgactctaaaatactccccaaaaaccccctaaaacaccttaaaacaatcatagaaaacatgcaaagaaaggctgaacaggccactttcggcggcaggttcggcggccgaaaggccctccagagccgaaagtcatgcaccttcggcggcactttcggcggccaaaggttccctccagagatgaaactcatgcatgttcggcggcacattcggcggccgaaactcccttccagagccgaaagtccactttcgggggcagggttcggcagtcgattcaagctaccaaaggcaggttcggcggccaaaagagccttcggctgccgaacctgagttcttcccaatgggcagaaactcagcctttACATGCATAAAAGCCTCCCAagtcattcaatcatgcattttcctattctaccacatgcatactcaagcatacaagttcctaggggcttcaaactatcctaaactccatctacaacacatcaaacatgcataaccaacatacattgttcataaacgcacagtaaacccataaacttcacaaaaacctacacatgcatttctaccccacgaaacttcataaaacttacttaaaacatgaaaggaactatggatctactcttacctcttgtagaacgagaggagagacgatccaactcggagatgggagagatccgctctttggtctccaagttttcaaaacttgttctttttgttcacatctcttcaaatcaacataaagcttgttaaaacatgaaagatcggaggaaaaacatcaaaaacgaactataggagagcatgaactcaccgtggccgaaaatggggagaaaactcgcccgtttcggccatggagctcttatatagggctgacagaccacctttcggcagccaaacgtgcccccacatctcatgcaagttcggcggccaaacatgaggttcggcggccgaacctttgaaactttcggaagcctaacttggccccctaaaccatcccacgttcggcggccgaacttgaggttcggcggccgaacctggaaaagcCTCCATGgtcctttttcatttaaaactcaatttcctttttacttaaaaccttaaaatacaataaaacattttataaaaacataattttacccctctagaaatctccgacatccgagattccaccggacggtaggaattccgataccgaaatctagccgggtattacattgtgaAACAGGATTGGAATAGGATGATTTATACTCcgtcaaaaattttaatcaatatcatATTAAGACAGAATTCAGAAAGATTAGATgtggaaatttttttaaaaacttttaaaaattcaaaagttCTCTAAACAGTCaagaaaaaaattacttataatagtaaaaactctaatatgaaaatttataaaaaagttaaaaataattaaaatgtaaaattaatttttaaatgattaaatttgaatttcaaattttgcgAGAGGCATACCGCTTACAATCGCATTTTCAAAAGTTGTTCGCCTTAAAATTTCCTTTTCTGCAAATCTATTGTGATTTTCAATGGACATTGTAAGCAGAAGGCAAGTTATTTTCTTTATCACTTAAATTCAAtctaaatttttcataaatttaaaattaattgctttatatcactttataatttaattaagtattatgctctaaatattttttgtattgtACTTTGGGGTGAGTATTCaattgattcaattcaaaatcGAACATAACTGAATAAACTggaaactgaaattttaatatttataaaaatcaaaccgaatcgattttgataagaaaacgaatcgaactgaaccaatctgatttgattcaatttggttcggttcgatcggtttcaatttttaataaattttttattttttatactttatttttaatattttaaaattaattaaaatattttaattttaatatgatttaatttatatatattattaaaaataatatggtATTATCACTGatggatttaaatttttttttaattttttttttattaaaatcgaaccgaattaaaatactaataaaaATACGTGAgaatttctttttcctttttttttttttgaccggTTCATCGTCCGGCGGCAAGCACTTTTGCTCAGCTAATACGTAAGGCCCAGGAGAAGGAAAGCTCACCAACTACGTCATCATTCCACAGCCCAACCAAGCATCTTCCCACTTCCAACAAACTATATATATTGCTGAGCATGTACCCTCTAAGCAATCATCATAAACTAGAATTCAAGCTTTTTTCTGCCATCAACTCATCTTACAGACATctctttgcttttgtattttCCATCTACGAAGAAAAATGGTAGCCAAATTGCCAGAAGAAGAGCATCCCAAGCAGGCATTCGGATGGGCTGCAAGAGACGAATCTGGTGTCCTCTCTCCCTTCACCTTCTCCAGGAGGTTCCTTTTCTTCTTATAGTTCCACAAATCTCTTTGCTTTTTCTTGAATCTCTGAGAACAAAACTGATATCCGAGTTATTAACATTATGCAGGGAAACAGGAGAGAAAGACGTTTGTTTCAAGGTCCTCTACTGTGGGATGTGCCACTCAGATCTTCACATGGTCAAGAATGAATGGGGCACTTCTACCTACCCTCTTGTCCCTGggtaagtattttttttatcatcttATATCTATTATGAAAATTCTTTTTCTCAATTGTAAAGTTATAGACAGTTGGAACTTAGAACCCCAGTAAACTCATATAAGAAATTATCATTGCTGATGAATTTGCTATGCAGGCATGAGATTGTGGGAGTGGTGACAGAGGTCGGGAGCAAAGTGGAAAAATTTAAGGCGGGAGATAAAGTTGGTGTGGGCTGCATGGTGGGATCATGCCATTCCTGCCATAACTGCACAAACAATCTTGAGAATTACTGCCCAGAGATGATACTCACCTATGGTGCTAAGTACTATGACGGAACCACCACTTACGGCGGCTACTCTAACATCATGGTGGCCGATGAGCACTTCATCGTTCGTATTCCAGATACCTTACCTCTTGATGCTACTGCTCCTCTCCTTTGTGCTGGGATCACAGTGTACAGCCCCTTGAAACATTATGGACTCAACAAGCCTGGCATGCACGTAGGCGTAGTTGGCCTGGGCGGACTTGGCCATATGGCAGTGAAATTTGCTAAGGCTATGGGAGTGAAGGTTACTGTGATTAGCACCTCACCTAGCAAGAAGCAGGAGGCTGTTGAGCATCTTGGTGCTGATTCATTTTTGGTTAGCCGTGACCAATATCAAATGAAGGTATATATAATTTGGAAGTTTCTTGGATAACCCATGATTTGGGAATTTctaatttgttttaatttataattttgttgGTACAGACTGCAATGGGTACAATGGATGGAATAATTGATACAGTGTCAGCAATGCACCCACTTGTACCTTTGATTGGGCTATTGAAGACTAGTGGAAAGCTGGTTTTGGTTGGTGCTCCAGAGAAGCCACTTGAGCTACCAGCCTTTCCTTTGTTAATGGGTAATTTTCCATTCCTCTCTCCTTCTTATTcataattattcaaataaaaaaaaaataatttcaattaattactgTTGACAGGAAGGAAGATGGTGGGAGGTAGTTGCATTGGGGGAATGAAAGAAACACAAGAAATGATTGATTTTGCAGCCAAACACAACATAGCAGCAGACATAGAAGTTATTCCAATTGAGGATGTGAACACTGCTATGGAACGCATTCTAAAAGCTGATGTTAGATATCGGTTTGTCATTGATATTGGCAACACAATCAGCTCTGCCCTCTGAatttgatatatatttatattttgatttcaaatttattGTTGAGTTTGAGGATTCCGTACTGTTATGCCCTCATCATATGATATTATGAGGAGCAAGTCATGTTGAATGAAATGGATTGAGTGATTgacattttctttttcaattataatttcaataataaaattggcaaaatttaaatattaaaaaaaagtaagtTTGGAAAATTTATGTTTCTATAAAAACAGACTTAAAGTAgtaatagtaaattattattttatatattttaattgtaattacaaattaataataatcgGTTGAAATTgctatagatttttttattaaaagaattaataattaaaatttaaactttacgtcatttttttaaaatttaaactttacatcatcttttactattaaaaatattaattaaaatataaattatttttaaaaattaacaaaataatataattaatttcttaatatcaattataaatacatcaaatattaatagttaatcttaaataaattttaaaaaataattattaattaaaaacacAAGCAAATTTGAAGTTAaggtgaaaaaaaataaaagatagagGGAAAGTAAAAAAATGGAGTTATCAAGTCTAATTAAGTAAATTTAATACAAGTAGTATTAACTGAAATAATTTCTTACAAaatcttaataattttaataaaattacttttcattcaaaattaattttaataaaaattcagaagaattaaatttttacctTCTTAGTTTTGTCAAacacaaaaactaaaaaaaaaaaaaaattcaattcatttgaattctCTCAAAATTAATCATTTCAAACAAAAGGTGAATATTGGTATAGTAGAATGTCAAACCATGCCCTTTAACAAATAGGACCCTATAGATACCAACCATTTCATTCTCTATGCTTTGCCAGAATCCATACTTGGATCAATTTTCAATCAAGATTTAGGCGATATTAGGATATTTTCATGCTCTTGTACCCGTTCGTTAGTGAGTTACCTTTTCTTTTCAGGTTCTTAGTCCTTTAACAACACAAAACTCTTCTATTTTATGTCGTtttgttactttttttttttttttctcttttgctGGAATATGTTCAGTTTAGAGTGCTAATAACTGCCCAAGAAAATTAATAAGTATCTCTCAAATTCTTTAATatgcaaaaaaaataataaaatatattatgaataataattaacaatatattttaatcataaaaat
This is a stretch of genomic DNA from Manihot esculenta cultivar AM560-2 chromosome 2, M.esculenta_v8, whole genome shotgun sequence. It encodes these proteins:
- the LOC110604940 gene encoding probable mannitol dehydrogenase; this encodes MVAKLPEEEHPKQAFGWAARDESGVLSPFTFSRRETGEKDVCFKVLYCGMCHSDLHMVKNEWGTSTYPLVPGHEIVGVVTEVGSKVEKFKAGDKVGVGCMVGSCHSCHNCTNNLENYCPEMILTYGAKYYDGTTTYGGYSNIMVADEHFIVRIPDTLPLDATAPLLCAGITVYSPLKHYGLNKPGMHVGVVGLGGLGHMAVKFAKAMGVKVTVISTSPSKKQEAVEHLGADSFLVSRDQYQMKTAMGTMDGIIDTVSAMHPLVPLIGLLKTSGKLVLVGAPEKPLELPAFPLLMGRKMVGGSCIGGMKETQEMIDFAAKHNIAADIEVIPIEDVNTAMERILKADVRYRFVIDIGNTISSAL